A genome region from Akkermansiaceae bacterium includes the following:
- a CDS encoding ATP-binding cassette domain-containing protein, whose protein sequence is MPSADKKPTISSNRWILSYLLREKKVFIPSLVALFVTAGLALAFPYFLKELVGSPVDGLRNAMPPGEIMAKINRTIIYLVAALSLQSAIGFFRVQGFIRSGESALNRLRKDLFTHLLRLPIPYFQEQRSGSLSNRVSADLALVRETLISTVPQAVRQTVILIGGLVFIFISSWKLSLVMLGCIPVVVLLIAVFGRKVRNHSKAAQESLADASTVIEESVQNIADVKAFTNEAFEQARYQCSLASFLAVTFRGAKARGAFLSFIILALFGTIAFVVWYGARMYSQGGISWEDFFAFILFSIFVGASLGSFPEIISQFQQTAGATERLREILDMPTERETGISQKITGQISLEDLCFTYPSRPEAPVLENLSIQLPSGQRTAIVGPSGAGKSTLFSLILGFNEPTSGKLLFDGTDSREIALQSMRSQIAIVPQEVMLFGGTILENIAYGKPGSSKEEIEQAATQANAHEFISGLPEGYQTVVGPRGTKLSGGQRQRIAIARAILADPKILLLDEATSALDSESERLVNEALERLMAGRTSLVIAHRLSTVRHADQILVLTKGRLAEQGTHDQLYAAGGTYRFLAETQLS, encoded by the coding sequence ATGCCTTCGGCGGACAAGAAACCAACCATCTCCTCGAACCGCTGGATCCTTTCCTATCTCCTGAGGGAGAAAAAGGTCTTCATCCCATCGCTTGTCGCGCTGTTTGTCACCGCAGGACTCGCCCTCGCGTTTCCTTATTTCCTCAAGGAACTCGTTGGCAGCCCGGTGGATGGCCTCCGAAATGCCATGCCTCCCGGGGAAATCATGGCGAAGATCAACCGCACGATCATCTACCTGGTCGCCGCCCTCAGCCTCCAGTCCGCCATCGGCTTTTTCCGCGTCCAGGGCTTCATCCGCTCCGGCGAGTCCGCGCTCAACCGGCTCCGCAAAGACCTTTTCACCCACCTCCTGCGCCTGCCCATCCCCTACTTCCAGGAGCAGCGCAGCGGCTCCCTTTCCAACCGCGTCTCGGCAGATCTCGCCCTCGTACGCGAAACGCTCATCTCCACCGTCCCGCAGGCCGTCCGCCAGACCGTCATCCTCATCGGCGGGCTGGTTTTCATCTTCATCTCCTCGTGGAAGCTATCGCTCGTCATGCTCGGCTGCATCCCGGTCGTCGTCCTGCTCATCGCCGTCTTCGGCAGAAAAGTCCGCAATCACTCCAAGGCCGCCCAGGAATCCCTGGCGGACGCATCCACCGTCATCGAGGAATCCGTTCAGAACATCGCCGACGTAAAGGCCTTCACCAACGAAGCCTTCGAGCAAGCCCGCTACCAATGCTCGCTCGCCTCCTTCCTCGCCGTCACCTTCCGCGGAGCGAAAGCCCGCGGCGCCTTCCTATCCTTCATCATCCTCGCCCTCTTCGGCACCATCGCCTTCGTCGTCTGGTACGGCGCGCGCATGTATTCCCAGGGCGGCATCAGCTGGGAGGATTTCTTCGCCTTCATCCTCTTTTCCATCTTCGTCGGCGCATCGCTGGGCTCCTTCCCGGAAATCATCTCCCAGTTCCAACAGACCGCCGGAGCCACCGAGCGGCTGCGAGAAATCCTCGACATGCCCACCGAGCGCGAAACCGGAATCTCCCAAAAAATCACCGGCCAAATCTCCCTCGAAGACCTGTGCTTCACCTACCCCTCGCGCCCGGAAGCGCCCGTACTCGAGAACCTCTCCATCCAACTCCCCTCCGGCCAGCGCACCGCCATCGTCGGCCCCTCCGGCGCGGGGAAATCCACCCTTTTTTCCCTCATCCTCGGATTCAACGAACCCACCAGCGGCAAGCTCCTCTTCGACGGCACGGATTCCAGGGAAATCGCCCTGCAGAGCATGCGCTCCCAGATCGCCATCGTCCCGCAGGAAGTCATGCTCTTCGGCGGAACCATCCTTGAAAACATCGCCTACGGAAAGCCCGGCTCCAGCAAGGAGGAAATCGAGCAAGCCGCCACCCAGGCCAACGCCCACGAATTCATCAGCGGCCTCCCCGAAGGATACCAGACCGTGGTCGGCCCGCGCGGCACCAAGCTTTCCGGCGGCCAGCGCCAGCGCATCGCCATCGCCCGGGCCATTTTGGCAGATCCGAAAATCCTTCTCCTCGATGAGGCCACATCCGCGCTCGACAGCGAGTCCGAGCGCCTCGTCAACGAAGCCCTCGAACGCCTCATGGCCGGCCGCACCTCCCTGGTCATCGCCCACCGCCTCTCCACCGTGCGCCATGCGGATCAAATTCTCGTCCTCACCAAGGGCCGCCTCGCCGAGCAAGGCACCCACGACCAGCTCTATGCCGCAGGCGGCACCTACCGCTTCCTCGCAGAAACCCAGCTTAGCTGA
- a CDS encoding ABC transporter permease subunit: protein MKSYFLRRFLLIPPTLLGITFLVFAITRFVPGGPMDRMLQQAAGSADGGGGKKSSGESGGGLSEEQMEELEEQFGLDKSMPVAYLQWLGALPREVMLSKGEFGEQGDDVIGGGGDDPDNTATLVLRGDGRLVEVRKKGEGIVSAKYRLSRMSILGDGWKLRYEDENMRQERFLRRSLPGAEVPSYSPRVVAFKTEFSGILQGDLGRSTVYNDPVWTMILERVPVALYFGLLTAIITYAVCLPLGVVKALKHRTFIDSASSILIFIGYSIPGFALGAILLVHLGARMNLFPLFGLTSPGFSEMPPWEQARDLAHHTVLPLLCYLVGSFAMLTMLTKNNLMDQLSADYVRTAVSKGVSFRKAVFGHAFRNSMIPVATSAGSLIEIFIGGSILVETVFDIQGFGLLQYQAVVARDVPVIMGTLTIAAFLMLLGKILSDMIVAMVDPRIKFK, encoded by the coding sequence GTGAAGAGCTATTTCCTACGAAGATTCCTGCTGATCCCGCCCACGTTGCTGGGGATCACCTTCCTGGTCTTCGCGATCACCCGTTTCGTCCCCGGCGGCCCCATGGACAGGATGCTCCAGCAGGCGGCGGGAAGCGCGGATGGCGGCGGTGGGAAAAAATCCTCCGGCGAGTCCGGCGGCGGCCTGAGCGAGGAGCAGATGGAAGAGCTTGAGGAGCAGTTCGGCCTCGATAAGAGCATGCCCGTGGCCTATCTGCAGTGGCTTGGCGCGTTGCCCCGCGAGGTGATGCTTTCCAAGGGCGAGTTCGGAGAGCAGGGCGACGATGTGATCGGCGGCGGCGGCGACGATCCGGACAACACCGCGACCTTGGTTCTTCGCGGGGACGGGCGGCTGGTGGAGGTCAGGAAAAAAGGGGAGGGGATTGTTTCCGCGAAATACCGGCTGAGCCGCATGAGCATCCTCGGGGATGGATGGAAGTTGCGCTACGAGGACGAGAACATGCGGCAGGAGAGGTTTCTGCGTCGCAGCCTGCCCGGTGCGGAAGTGCCCAGCTACTCGCCTCGCGTGGTCGCTTTCAAGACGGAATTCAGCGGTATCCTCCAGGGCGATCTCGGGAGATCGACCGTGTACAACGATCCGGTCTGGACGATGATCCTGGAGCGCGTCCCCGTCGCCCTCTACTTCGGCCTGCTCACGGCCATCATCACCTACGCGGTCTGCCTTCCGCTCGGGGTCGTGAAAGCCCTGAAACACCGCACCTTCATCGACAGCGCCAGCTCCATCCTGATCTTCATCGGCTACTCGATCCCGGGTTTCGCTCTCGGCGCGATCCTGCTGGTCCACCTTGGCGCCCGCATGAACCTCTTCCCGCTCTTCGGCCTGACCAGCCCCGGTTTTTCGGAAATGCCGCCGTGGGAGCAGGCCAGGGATCTCGCACACCACACCGTGCTGCCGCTGCTCTGCTACCTCGTCGGCTCCTTCGCGATGCTGACCATGCTCACGAAAAACAACCTCATGGACCAACTCTCCGCCGATTACGTGCGCACGGCCGTTTCCAAGGGCGTGAGCTTCCGCAAGGCGGTCTTCGGCCATGCGTTCCGGAACTCGATGATCCCGGTCGCCACAAGCGCGGGCAGCCTCATCGAGATTTTCATCGGCGGCTCCATCCTCGTCGAGACGGTGTTCGACATCCAGGGCTTCGGGCTGCTCCAGTACCAGGCGGTGGTCGCTCGGGACGTGCCGGTCATCATGGGCACGCTGACCATCGCCGCGTTCCTGATGCTGTTAGGAAAAATCCTCTCCGACATGATTGTCGCCATGGTTGACCCCAGGATCAAATTCAAATGA
- a CDS encoding ABC transporter permease subunit codes for MSKRSIAIFMFLLGLLAAFGELFGIDFPTARWFFESSRDVPLLKWDLGKGEFLWFGWLSSAILVCAGSFMLVKSFTGGPPNPVALRRARRFREIRRGYVSLLILLGLAGFASLDQMVVGKEALAVRYEGKWFFPAFTPKPYKGSDFGIGGELEDAPVNYRKLKRDFRKNQTGGRVIMPLIPFGSTDDTLPPRSRALVEKQGVHHETGSRKPYFGLAARYHDIEKGDLHLRYTMRNGKLSGAVDGWDALGERVYTAEYAKGEKVKEKFSGEGTVEDFLAIESGEIRALKYHPSPPILGESEKNWLGTTSQGYDVLAYLYGGLQVNFKAALIFLPIVYLVGIVIGMLMGYLGGWFDLVMDRVIEIFSNMPFLFVVIILSSMVPEQFKGLPVILTILMLFGWMGITSLMRTAAYRDKERDYIAATRVLGAGTPRIIFRHLLPNTVAIIVTLVPFTMSSLIFSLTALDYLGFGLPPEYATWGRLLNDGLSNLSAPWLVSSTFFVLVGLLVLITFIGEAVREAYDPKKFSYYR; via the coding sequence ATGAGCAAGCGATCCATCGCCATCTTCATGTTCCTGCTCGGGCTGCTTGCGGCCTTCGGGGAGCTGTTCGGCATCGACTTCCCCACAGCCCGCTGGTTCTTCGAGTCCAGCCGTGATGTGCCCTTGCTAAAATGGGATCTCGGCAAGGGGGAGTTCCTCTGGTTCGGCTGGCTCAGCTCCGCGATCCTGGTCTGCGCGGGCTCCTTCATGCTTGTGAAATCTTTCACGGGCGGCCCGCCGAATCCGGTGGCTTTGCGCAGGGCGAGGCGTTTCCGGGAAATCAGGCGCGGATACGTCTCGCTTTTGATCCTGCTTGGCCTGGCCGGTTTCGCATCGCTCGATCAGATGGTGGTGGGCAAGGAGGCGCTGGCCGTCCGCTACGAGGGGAAATGGTTTTTCCCCGCCTTCACGCCCAAGCCCTACAAGGGCTCCGATTTCGGCATCGGTGGCGAGTTGGAAGACGCCCCGGTGAACTACCGCAAGCTGAAGAGAGACTTCCGGAAAAACCAAACCGGGGGTCGTGTCATCATGCCCCTCATCCCATTCGGCTCCACCGATGACACCCTGCCGCCCCGCTCCCGTGCGCTTGTCGAGAAGCAGGGCGTCCATCACGAAACCGGTAGCAGGAAACCATACTTCGGTCTTGCGGCGAGATACCACGACATCGAAAAAGGCGACCTCCACCTCCGCTATACCATGCGCAACGGCAAGTTGAGTGGAGCTGTTGACGGCTGGGATGCGCTTGGCGAGAGGGTCTATACCGCGGAGTATGCGAAAGGTGAGAAGGTGAAGGAGAAATTCAGCGGCGAGGGCACGGTGGAGGATTTCCTCGCCATCGAAAGCGGCGAGATCAGGGCGCTCAAATACCATCCTTCCCCGCCCATCCTCGGCGAGTCCGAGAAAAACTGGCTGGGCACCACATCGCAGGGATACGATGTGCTGGCCTACCTCTACGGCGGCCTGCAGGTGAATTTCAAGGCAGCCCTCATCTTCCTGCCCATCGTCTATCTCGTCGGCATCGTCATCGGGATGCTCATGGGATACCTCGGCGGGTGGTTCGACCTGGTGATGGACCGCGTCATCGAGATTTTCTCCAACATGCCCTTCCTGTTCGTCGTCATCATCCTGTCGAGCATGGTGCCGGAGCAGTTCAAGGGGCTGCCCGTCATCCTCACCATCCTGATGCTCTTCGGCTGGATGGGCATCACCTCGCTGATGCGCACCGCCGCCTATCGCGACAAGGAACGGGACTACATCGCCGCGACCCGCGTGCTCGGAGCAGGCACCCCCCGCATCATTTTCCGCCACCTCCTGCCCAACACCGTCGCGATCATCGTGACGCTCGTGCCCTTCACCATGTCCTCGCTGATTTTCTCCCTCACCGCCCTGGATTACCTCGGCTTCGGCCTCCCGCCGGAATACGCCACATGGGGGCGCCTTCTCAACGACGGGCTCTCCAACCTCTCAGCCCCGTGGCTCGTCTCCTCCACCTTCTTCGTCCTCGTAGGCCTGCTTGTCCTCATCACCTTCATCGGCGAGGCTGTCCGGGAAGCATACGACCCGAAAAAATTCAGCTATTACCGTTGA
- a CDS encoding HAD-IA family hydrolase, protein MKYRSLIFDFDGTIADTLGETRRIFNELAPDYGIRNVEEHEIGALRHLSLKQILAELKIPKRRVPSIIARGTGMMRANIDRLQLIDGMKEALGELRDRTGSFGILTSNSTANVDVFLRNHGIRDLFEFISSTSKLTGKSRHLRAIRKTFSLRHEEMLYIGDELRDVKAAQKANIPHAAVTWGFNSRESLAKAKPTHLLDSPGELLRIMEES, encoded by the coding sequence ATGAAATACCGTTCATTGATCTTCGATTTCGACGGCACCATCGCGGACACACTCGGCGAAACCCGCAGGATCTTCAACGAGCTAGCGCCGGACTACGGGATCAGGAACGTGGAGGAACACGAGATCGGGGCGCTGCGCCACCTCTCCCTCAAGCAGATCCTCGCGGAACTGAAAATCCCCAAGCGCCGCGTTCCTTCCATCATTGCCCGTGGCACCGGGATGATGCGTGCGAACATCGACCGCCTCCAGCTCATCGACGGAATGAAGGAAGCCCTCGGCGAATTGCGCGACCGCACGGGAAGCTTCGGCATCCTCACCTCGAACTCCACGGCCAACGTCGATGTTTTCCTCCGTAACCACGGCATACGCGATCTCTTCGAATTCATCTCCTCCACCTCAAAGCTCACCGGCAAGTCACGCCACCTGCGCGCGATCCGGAAAACGTTTTCCCTGCGGCACGAGGAAATGCTCTACATCGGCGATGAGCTGCGCGACGTGAAAGCGGCGCAGAAGGCCAACATCCCTCACGCTGCGGTGACATGGGGTTTCAACTCCCGGGAATCGCTCGCAAAGGCGAAGCCGACCCATCTGTTAGATAGCCCCGGGGAACTCCTGCGCATCATGGAGGAATCCTGA